CAGTCGAATTGCAGGGGAGTCTCCGGGGTCGAACTCACGGGGGGCAAGCTAGGATTCCGGCGGGCGGGGTCAAGGAAGCGAGATGAATGCTTCGCTTGCACCGCCGGGATGAAAGTTAATCCAAGTTAGATTTATGCCAGTGTTAGGCAATCATTCTTTCCTTGATCCTCAATAGAAAAGATAGCTAAGACTTCAGCCCCTTACACTCCGTGACCCGCGGAGTGGTTCACCCCCATCCCCTCGATCCCCCCATGAAGACTCAAGCCGCAAGGCTCCTTGGTGTCGTGTTGGCAGCATCGGCCGCCGTGACCTCTCATGTCAGCGCAGGTACGGAACCGGATCCGTGCTATCCGGACAACCGCCACGCGACCTCGACCGCGATCGGCAAGAGCACGCTCGGCATGGCATGGGCGACCTCCCGCGACGTGGGCAGCCATCTCTACCGGAACCGCGCCGGCATCCGCCCGGGCAGCAGGCTCGTGGAGGAAACCGTGGCCGTCTCCCCGAGTGCGAAGGGCGGCATGTCCGCGAAGGGTGGTGCAAAGGTTTCCGCCATCTCCGTGCCCGTTCCAAACCGCTGGGAAGTCTTCGGCTCGCTCTTCTACCACACGCAGGACAGCGACGGTGACCGCTACGTGAACCGGAAAAAGAAGAAGGACGAGAAGGATAAGGACAAGGACAAGAAGTACGAGCTCTACGAGGTCGGTCTTGGCGGCGTCCCCGGCTTTGCCACCGGCACGGAGGAAAGCTCGCTGGATGTCTTCGGCGGCACCGTCGGCACCGAGTTCCGCATCAATCGGAACTGGACCGTCGGCGTGGGCTTCACTGCGGCGCAGGGCGATCTCGACATGGGCTCGGTCGGCAGCGCGGACATCGATTCGATCGCGATCTCGCCTTACCTCTCCTACTACCGTGCCGATACCATCGGCTCCGCCGACCTGTGGGCGGGCCTGATGTATTCCTACGGCATGCATTCCTACGAGACCCGCCGCTACACCGGCGCGGGCATCGCGACCGGCGAGCCGGATGCGGACACGCACACGCTGGAGTTCAATGTCGGCCTGAATTTCGGTGAGCGAGATGTGCTTCACGGGCCTTACGCGGGCTTCCGCTACGTCGCGGGCACCGTGGATGCCTACACCGAGACCGGCCCGGGCGGGACGTCCTTCAATGAGCAGGACGTGGACTCGCTGGTCTCTATCCTCGGCTACCAGGTTTCCTGGAAGATGCGCGGTGGCAGCGGCTACTGGGTCCCGCAATTGCGCGCTGCCTGGGAGCATGAATTTGAAGACGGCAACACCACTTCCTTCGGCATCCCGTACGCTTCTTCGGACGAAGACATCGGCGTGGTCGGTGCCGGCATCGGCTACTGGTGGGACAGTGGCTGGCGCCTCGGCGTCGAGTATGAAGGCCGCTTCGGCAGCGAGACCGAGTCCCACTACGGCGGCGTCACCGCCGGGAAGGAATTCTGATCGCGGCGAAATTTCCAGCGCATCATCGGCCCGTCCGGATTTCTTCCGGGCGGGCTTTTTTTGTCGGCTGCGGGAGGTTGTGGAGCGGCGTGGATTGTGTTAGATGACATGGGGCGAAAGGCGGCGGGCGCTGCTTTCGACCGCTCCATTTCCGGCCGTGAAATTCCGAGACTACTACGAGGTACTGGGCGTCCCCCGCGGCGCGGGCAAGGACGAGATCCGCAAGGCCTTCCGCAAGCTGGCGCGCACGCACCACCCCGACGTGGCGGGCGAGGCCGACAAGGCCAAGGCGGAGGAGCGCTTCAAGGAGATCAACGAGGCCTACGAGGTGCTCGGCGACGAGGAGAAGCGGAAGAAGTACGACGCCTTTGGCCAGAACTGGAAGCACGGCGACGGCTTCACCCCGCCGCCCGGCAGTGGTGGCGGCGGCTTCCCTCAGGGATGGCAGACCGGGGCCAGCGGCGATATGGAAGACGCCTATCACTTCGAGGGCACCGGCTTCAGCGACTTCTTCGAGAATGTCTTCGGTGGCCGTGCCGGGCGCGGTGGCTTCGCGCGGGGTGGGGCTGCTTCCTCCGGTGGATCACGGCCGAGGCGTGGCCGCGACATCGAGTCGGAGATCCTTGTCACGCTGGACGAGGTGATGTCCGGGGCCGAGCGGACGCTTGCCATCCAGCCCCAGGGTGGGGGTGAGCGGCGCACCGTGACGATCCGCATCCCGAAAGGGGTGACCGAGGGCCAGATGATCCGCGCCGCGGGACTCGGCCAGCCGGGCACAGCCGGTGGAGAGGCGGGCGATCTCTTCCTGCACGTCCGCCTGGAGCGCCATCCCGACTATCGCGTGGTGGAGCACGATCTCTACCTCGACCTGCGGCTCGCGCCATGGGAAGCCGTGCTGGGGGCCACCATCGCGGTGCGCACGCCGCATGGCGAGACCCGCATCCGGGTGCCCGCGGGCACGGAGGCGGGCACCGAATTCCGGCTCTCCGGAAAGGGCCTGCCAAAGGGCAAGTCGGGCGACTCCGGCCACCTCTTCGCCGTCGCCCGGATCGCAATGCCGCCCGATGTGACCGACGAGGAAAAGCGCCACTGGCAGGCGCTCGCCGACATCTCGAAATTCAACCCACGCCAGTCATGAGCACTCCATCGCCTACAGGTGACGATCTGGTGGACCTCGACACCGCCGCCCGGCTCTGCGGCCTGCCCGCGGAGACCATCCTGGAGTACAGCCGGACGGAGGTCATCACCGTGACGAGCTCGGGAGAGGGGAGCCCGCCTGCCTTTGACGCCGTCTGCCTCCATCGGCTGCGCCGCATCGAGGCGCTGCACCACGAGTGGAGCATGCCGCCGGGTTCCGTCGGTCTCGTGATGGGTCTCCTCGACCGGTTGGAGGCTGCGGAGAGGGAGTTGCGGGCGATGAGGGAGCGGCAGCGGTGAGACCGAAAAATTTGCAGAGTTTCCGGGAATAAAAGTCGTTTGACCCGCCGGGGAGCGGTGCAACGTGTTAGACGCCCGGGGCAACCCGGCGCGAAACCTACCCAGAATATGAAACTTACCTACCTGCTTGCAGCCGCCTCCCTCCTTACTTTTGCCGCCTGCGAAAATAAGGAAACGCCAGAGGTGCAGGAGAAAATCAACGACGCGCTGGACCGCCGTCCGAACGAGGAAATCAAGGACGCCGCCGAAGACGTCAAGGACGCCGTCAAGGACGTGGGCGACGAGGTCAAGGATGGCGCGAAGGATCTCAAGGACGCGGCGGACGACGCCACCCGCTAATTTTCACACCGATCGACCGGCGACATTTGCCGGGATCGACAGCCCCTTCCTCACTCCAGAGGCGGGGGCGAATTTTTTCCCGGAGCCCGGTTACTTCAGCACCCGGTGGAGCTTGCGGAAGACCAGCGCGCCACACATCGCGCCGAGGATGTCGGCGGTCAGGTCGGCGGCGTCATTCCCGCTGCGGCCGGGGACCTGCGTCTGGTGCCACTCGTCCGTCGCACCGGTCAGGAAGCACACGGCGAAGGTGATCGCGAAAATCGTGCCCCAGTCCGGAGCCTTCGGCTTCAGCCGGTAGAGGAAGGCGGAGAAGAGTCCCGCCCCGCCGAAGAAATAGCCGAAGTGCAGCACCTTGTCGCTGGCGCGGAAATCCAGCGCCTGCGGAAGGTGATTCACGCGCGAGGACAGCCACCAGAGCGTGCCGAACCAGACCGCGAATGCGGCAAGCCACAGCCAGGGCGAGCGGGTCAGTCGGCGCATGTCGCTACCGGGCTTACTGCTTGCGCAGCTCGTCCTCGAGTCGCTCTGCCAGCCACTGCTTCATCATCGACTGGTAGTTGAGGAAGCGGGAACGGGCGATGCGCTTGATGCGGGAGAGCATCCGCGGGTCGAAGCGCAGCGTGATCGTCGTCGATTCGCGCGAGTCGGGCTCGTGGATGGAGCCGGACATGAGCCGGGCTTCCAGCTCATGGGTCTCCCAAAAGCGGGCTTCGGCCTCCTCGTCGTCAAAGGTCGGGATGTCCGACCACTTGGAAATGGACTGCATGGGCTGGCTCATTATTTGAACTCGGCGTACTTGCGTTCGTAGAATCGTTGCTCTCCCTCGCTCATCGGGCGCGCGGCGATCACGCGGGCGCGCTTGCCGTCGGTCCAGAAGCACACGAAAAGATACCGGTCGGCCACCGTGCGCCCGAGGGCGTAGAAGCGGCTTTCGCCCGTCTCCTGGTCGGGCAGCAGGCGCAGACCGAACGGGTCCTCAAGGGCCTCCTCGAGTTCGCGGGGCTTGATGGACTTCAGGTCGAAGTGGACGTCGATGAGGTCGAGTTCCATGAGAAACAGTTGCGGCCCGCAGAAAACACGAGAATCGGGGCCTTGGGAATGGGAAATTGGAAATTAGGGGAAAAGCCGCATTTCCGGCCTTCTAACGGTCCGGAATCCTGAATCTACAATGCCCATCCAATCCCATCAGTCGTCGCCGAAGAGATCGACGACGAGGCGGCTGACGGAGTCGGCGCTCATCATGAAGGGGAGCGCTTCATTCCCGACGCGTCCGTAGAAAAGCCGGTTGGTCGGGCTGTCGCTGGCGGGTGCGAGGAGCAGTTCGCGGCGCTGGATGCCGATCTTCTCGCCCAGGGCGTCGCGCTGGTGGACGCCGAGGGTGAAGCGGATGGCAGGCTTCGCCAGCGCGTTGCGGGCATTTGCATCGTCGGGCGAGAGCCAGGTGTCGCAGCGGAGCTTCAGCAGCGGGTCGAGCAGGCGGTTCGCGCGCTCGGTGATGAGCTCGGCGCTGCGGTCGGTGCCGTTTTCCTGCGCCTTCCAGGATTCGTCGCCCCAGTTGTACTCCAGCATCAGCTTCGGGTAGCCCTCCACCTCGCGCTCGATGAAGGCGAGGTCGATGGAGGCCACGTTCCAGACGTCGGTCAGGCGCCACTGCCAGACGCGCGTGGCGATGTCGTGGATGAAGGCGTCATCGAGCTTCATCACCCGCGGCACGCCATTGTGCATCGCATGCCAGGTGCCGTCGCGGCTCTGGCCGAAGTGCAGGTCCACGGTGGCGTCCGTGGTGGTCACGATGCGGAGCTTCAGCGCCGGGCGATCCAGTCCGTAGGGTGCCAGATCGACCGCGGCGTCGCTGGGGAAGCCGATGACCTTCGTCTCCGTCAGGGCCTTCAGCAGCCGGTAGAGCGACATCTCATTGAGCGGCTCCATTCGCCCGGCGGGATTCTGCACCTGCCAGCGTCCGCCTTTCGGCCGGGCCAGCACGATCTCGTCGGAGTTCGCCGGGGAAATGAGGATGCCTTCCAGATCCTCCACCTTCAGGTCCGTCAGGCGTGGGTCGCGCAGCTCGTTCACCGTGTCCGGCAGGCCGGCGATGGAGACGAGATCCTCGGCGGGAATATTCGTCGCCGGGGTGCCGCTGGAGGTGAGGGTGGGGGCCAGCGGCTTGAGTCGCAGCTCGAAGACGGAGCCCGGGCGGTCGCTCACGGTGGCGAAGACGGTGTCCGCTTCCGGCGTGGCGGGCGGCAGAATTTCCATCACGGTCTCGTCGTTCTGGCCGAAGTGCTTGATCGCGATCTTCTGGCGGCCGTTCACGTCGTCCGCGGGCAGCGTGACCTCGGAGCGGTCCGCGATCTTCACGGCGCGCAGCAGGTAGAGGTCGGTCAGCAGCTTGGTCACCGCAGCGGTGTCGGTGCGCAGCTCGAGAGGCTTGGTGATCAGCCACGGGGCATTGCCACCGGTGCGGGAGAGCAGCACCTCCGACTCCGAGCTCTGGATGCGGACGGACTGGAGCGCGGCGGGATTGAAGAAGAGCGGGTGATGGTCACGCAGGTGGCGCAGACCGTCGCGGAAGAGGAAGTGGATGTCGCCCGTGGTGGCGTAGATGTCGCCGCCATGGGCGTCATCCTGTGGCTGGAGGAAGACGGTGGGGATCTCCTCCTTCGTCTTCGGGTCGCGGTGCAGCCACTCCGTCTTGCGACCGAGTAGGTAGGTCGCCAGCGAATTGCCGTCCTTGTCCTCGATGCGCACGCCGATGGTGCCCTCGACCAGGCCGGCCTTCGAGGAATCGATCTTCCCCTCCGGGATGATCTCCTCGACGCGGGTGCCGAGCGTGAAATTCAGGATGCCGTCCGCGGCGCTCGGGTCCATGCGGTCGTCCCATGGCTTGGCCACCCGCCAGATGCCTTTTTCGAAGACGCACTCCGCCTTCACCCCGTTCCCCGAGAGCAGGATGCGGTGGATCTTCTGCGGGTCGAAGTCGTAGAGGCGGTCGCCCTGGACCGCGGACTTCGGCCCCAGCAGGCGGTCGAGGCTGCCTTCGGAAAAGCGCATCGCGGCGGTCATGGTGACCCCGGTGGTCACCACCAGCAGCAGCAGCGTGAAGGAAATCGAGCGCATGGCGATGGATGGGTGGGCCGGATCAGGCGCGGCGCGACGACCAGACGAGACCCGCGATGAGGGCACCGAAGGCGGGGAGGAAGAAGAGATTCACCCGGTTGATGAAGGAGACCTGGCTGTCCAGCAGCGGCAGCTTGTAGCTGCCCAGCGTGCGCGGGCCGGTGCCTGCGAGGTCCTCGCGGCCGATGAGCCAGTTCACGCTGCTGGCGAGGAAGTCCTTGTTGATATCGGAGAAATACCTCGGCGAGAGGAATTCCGAATTCGACACCACCACCATGCGGGAGATGCGGTCGCCGAGGTCGTCGCGCGTGGCCGCCCCGCGGATGACGGCACCGGCCAGGCTCAGCGGGCCGGGGTAGTCCTCGTTGCGGTCGAATTCCGGCTTGGCGGTGGAGAATTTCGTCTCGCCCCAGAAGTCGCGGTCGGTCTCGATCAGCACGTAGGGGCGGATGCCCTTCGCGGTGAACTCGTCATTGTCCTTCTCCCGCACCTCGAGGCTGGAGGTGGCACCTTCGAAGATCGTGGTCTTGTTCGCGAAGTCGCGGGTGAAGTCCATGCCCGCGGTGAAGCCGGCGCGGACATTCGTGACGACCTGGTCGCCCTTCTTGGAGATCACGCGGTCCTTTCTCGGGGTGATGCCCAGATTCCGGAGAAAGGCCCGGAGGCGCGGCGGCGTGTCCGCGGAGCCGAGGGTGACGAGCACGGAGGACTTCGGGCGCTCCCAGTATTCCGTCAGCACGGCCAGCTCCTGCGGGCTGAAGTCGTAGGCGGGATTGATGATCGCCACGGCGGACACGTCGTCCGGGATGCGGTCGATGCCGGAGATCTGCGCGCGCAGCGTGAGCGCATTCTGGCTCAGCAGCGTGGCCTCGAAGTTCGTGAGTGGGGAGTCCGCGCCCTCGTTGCGGAAGCCGCTCTTGTCGGCCAGCAGGTAGATCTTGCGCGGCTTTCCTTCCAGCGCGGAGACGATGCCGGTGGTGATGGCGTCCTCGCCGAGGAAGCCGGTGATCTTGCGCTGGCTGTTCTCGCCCTTGAATTCGGTCTCGTAGCGGATCATCCGCTCGGCCTCGATGAAGTGGACGTGCGAGCTGGCATTCCCCGCCGCCTCCGCGGTCAGGCTGACCTGCTTCTGGTCCTTGGTGCGGGCGTCCACGATCACCAGGTCGGTGGTGAACATCGACTTGTTGAAGGAGATCTGGAAGACGTCGCCATATTCCTTTGCCACCTGCTGGGTCCGGTCCGGCGAGCGGACGGGGTCGAGCAGCTCCAGCTTCACCTTTCCTCCGGAGAGGCGGAAATACTCCTCACCCAGCGCGCGCACGCGGTCGTAGATCGGGCTGCTGCGGCGGAAGGCGAGCAGCAGGCGGATCGGCTCGGTGCGGTCCCGCACGGCAGGCGACTCGAGGTAGCGCTGCGTGGCGGGGGAGAGCATGTAGGCGGAGTCCGCGCTGAGGTCCTTTGGCACGTAGTGCTTCGCGCCCAGGTAGTTCAGCCCGGCGAAGAGCACCGTCACGCAGGCGACCTGCAGCAGCGAGAGCGCGCCGGTGCCGAAGCGCCGCACGGGCTTGGCCGGCTTTTCATCCTTCATAGAGGAGTCGGAAACGTTGCTCATGGGATATCAGCGGCGCCAGCGGCGGTAGTCGACCACCTGGTAAGTGATGAAGAGGACGAAAGCCGCGAGGCTCAGGTAATAGACGACCGGCCGGGTATCCAGCAGGCCCTTCGTGAAGTAGTGCAGGTGCTCCTGGCTGGAGATGTAGTGGAACATCGGCGCGGCCGCGAAGTGCTCGCCCCAGATGGCCGTCACGTAGCCCAGGAAGTAGTGGATGACCAGCATGCCGATGGTGAGCAGGCCGGCGATGATCTGGCTGGAGGTGAGCGCGGAGGCGAGGCAGCCGATGGCCGTGAAGGCGGCACCCATCAGCAGCAGGATCGAGTAGGCCCCGAGCATCGAGCCCGGCGAATACGCGGGTGGCACGTCCGTAACCCATTCATACATGCGGAACTGCAGGTAGCTCGGCACCCACAGCAGGGTGTAGAAGACCATGGCTGCACCATACTTCGACAGCACCACCTGCCAGCTCCGCACCGGGGCGGTGAGCAGGCCTTCCAGCGTGCCGCTGCGCTCCTCCTCCGCGAAGAGGCGCATGGTGATGAGCGGGAAGATGAAAAGGAACCAGAACCAGAAGAGCGTCGTATTGTAGGCCGAGTAAACGAGGCTGTTCTGGCTGGGCGAGTCGCGGAAGCCCTTCATGGCCGTGGACAGGGCAAAGCCTTGCATCCCCGTCACGAAGACGAAGACCACCCAGCCGAAGGGATTGAGGAAATATCCCTTCAGCTCCTTGCGGAGCATGATGAACAAGAGTCGCATGGTGAAATCCGGCCCGCGCGCGCGGGGCCGCTTGTGTAGGGAAAGGTCCCGCGGGCGGAAACACCAAAAATGAGGGGCCGCCGGACCGGGCGGGTCTCGCCGCGGGGCATTGGATTTACGATGTATGCAGGCGGATGCCCTGTTTTCCCCGTCTTTCCCCTTTGCTAGCGGGATTCCCCTCTTTAAATGCCGGGTGTGACCGCAAAAACCCTCTTGCTCTCCCTGGCACTCGCGACCGTCGTTTCCACCTCCGCCCCGGCGGCGGTGAGCACCGGGGTGGATGCCCCTGCGACCGTGCCGAGCGTGGCCGAAGGCCCGGCGAAGGCCGCTCTCGATGCCTTCCGCGAAGGCCGCCACACGGCCGGGGTGGATCTCGCGAAGCCTCTGGCGGAGAAGGGCGATGCGGACGCGCTCTTCCTGCTGGGCTTCGCCGCCGAGACCGGCCAGGGCATGCCCGCCTCGCGCGACGCCGCGCTGGAGAGCTACAAGAAATCCGCTGCCGCCGGGAACAAGGACGCGACCTACCGCCGCGCGCTGATCCTGCTGAACTCGAAGGAAGAGAAGGACCGCCAGGAAGCCCGCGAGGTGCTGGAGTCCGCCGCCGGTGCCGACCCGGCCAATGCCGGCCGCATCCTCGGCGAGGCATGGCTGCGCGGCCTGCTCAGCGAAAAGCCGGACTCCGCCAAGGCCGCGGAGTGGTGGACGAAGGCGGCGAATGCCGGTGACACGCCCTCGATCCTGCTGCTCGCCCGTTTTTACGAAGGTGCCTTTGGCTTCAAGGAAGAGGCCGATGCGAAGAAGTCGCTGGAGTACTACCAGAAGGCCGCCGCGCTCGGCGATGCCTCCGCCCTCATCCCGCTGGGCTCCCGCCTGCTCAATGGCGACGAGTCGATCCGCAATGAGAAGGAAGGCCGCGAGTGGCTGGCCAAGGCGATCGAGAAGGAGCAATGGTCCGCCTACCTCGCGCTCGGCGACTTCGAGGAAAACATCAAGAAGAACGAGAAGGAGGCCCTCGCGCAGTATCAGAAGGGCGCGGAAAAGGATCAGGCCGACTGCATCCTCCGCGTCGCCGCCTTCCATCTGGAGGGCAAGGGCGGTCTGAAGAAGAGCGAGGAAAAGGGCCGCGAGTGGCTGGTGAAGGCCGCCGAGGCGGGCAATGCCGTGGCCGCGCTGGAGATGGCCTCCCGCCTCTCGAAAGATGAGAAGCCCGAGATGATCTCGGTTTACAAGTACCTGCTCTCCGCCGCGAATACCGGCCTGCCGGTTGCGCAGAATGAGATCGGCCTGCTCTACGTCTCCGGAAACCTCGGCCTGAGCGACCCGACGGCTGCCGTGGCGTGGTTCACCGCCGCCGCGAAGGCCGGTCACGCTGCCGCCCAGAATAATCTGGGCACCCTCTACGAGCGCGGCATGGGCGTGCCGGTGGATTACAACAATGCAGGCCAGCTCTACTCCCTCGCAGCGAACCAGGGTCACGCCGCCGCCACCACCGGCCTCGCCCGCCTGCACGCCGCGGGGAATGGCACCACGCAGGACCTGCCAAAGGCTTGGGCGCTCGCCTCGCTTGGCATCGAGCGCGGGGACGAGGAGGCAAAGACCCTGCTCGGCGAGCTGACCAGCAAGATGAGCGAGGCCGACATCGCCGGCGGCAAGAAGGAACTTGAGGCCCTCAAGAAGCCCGCAGGAGAAGCACCTGCGCCAGCCCCCGCGCCGACCCCGGCACCAGCTCCCGCGCCAGCCCCGGCCGCTCCGAAGAAGACCTCCGC
The sequence above is drawn from the Luteolibacter flavescens genome and encodes:
- a CDS encoding DUF4340 domain-containing protein, whose protein sequence is MRSISFTLLLLVVTTGVTMTAAMRFSEGSLDRLLGPKSAVQGDRLYDFDPQKIHRILLSGNGVKAECVFEKGIWRVAKPWDDRMDPSAADGILNFTLGTRVEEIIPEGKIDSSKAGLVEGTIGVRIEDKDGNSLATYLLGRKTEWLHRDPKTKEEIPTVFLQPQDDAHGGDIYATTGDIHFLFRDGLRHLRDHHPLFFNPAALQSVRIQSSESEVLLSRTGGNAPWLITKPLELRTDTAAVTKLLTDLYLLRAVKIADRSEVTLPADDVNGRQKIAIKHFGQNDETVMEILPPATPEADTVFATVSDRPGSVFELRLKPLAPTLTSSGTPATNIPAEDLVSIAGLPDTVNELRDPRLTDLKVEDLEGILISPANSDEIVLARPKGGRWQVQNPAGRMEPLNEMSLYRLLKALTETKVIGFPSDAAVDLAPYGLDRPALKLRIVTTTDATVDLHFGQSRDGTWHAMHNGVPRVMKLDDAFIHDIATRVWQWRLTDVWNVASIDLAFIEREVEGYPKLMLEYNWGDESWKAQENGTDRSAELITERANRLLDPLLKLRCDTWLSPDDANARNALAKPAIRFTLGVHQRDALGEKIGIQRRELLLAPASDSPTNRLFYGRVGNEALPFMMSADSVSRLVVDLFGDD
- a CDS encoding BrnA antitoxin family protein, with the protein product MQSISKWSDIPTFDDEEAEARFWETHELEARLMSGSIHEPDSRESTTITLRFDPRMLSRIKRIARSRFLNYQSMMKQWLAERLEDELRKQ
- a CDS encoding DnaJ C-terminal domain-containing protein, with product MKFRDYYEVLGVPRGAGKDEIRKAFRKLARTHHPDVAGEADKAKAEERFKEINEAYEVLGDEEKRKKYDAFGQNWKHGDGFTPPPGSGGGGFPQGWQTGASGDMEDAYHFEGTGFSDFFENVFGGRAGRGGFARGGAASSGGSRPRRGRDIESEILVTLDEVMSGAERTLAIQPQGGGERRTVTIRIPKGVTEGQMIRAAGLGQPGTAGGEAGDLFLHVRLERHPDYRVVEHDLYLDLRLAPWEAVLGATIAVRTPHGETRIRVPAGTEAGTEFRLSGKGLPKGKSGDSGHLFAVARIAMPPDVTDEEKRHWQALADISKFNPRQS
- a CDS encoding GldG family protein; translated protein: MSNVSDSSMKDEKPAKPVRRFGTGALSLLQVACVTVLFAGLNYLGAKHYVPKDLSADSAYMLSPATQRYLESPAVRDRTEPIRLLLAFRRSSPIYDRVRALGEEYFRLSGGKVKLELLDPVRSPDRTQQVAKEYGDVFQISFNKSMFTTDLVIVDARTKDQKQVSLTAEAAGNASSHVHFIEAERMIRYETEFKGENSQRKITGFLGEDAITTGIVSALEGKPRKIYLLADKSGFRNEGADSPLTNFEATLLSQNALTLRAQISGIDRIPDDVSAVAIINPAYDFSPQELAVLTEYWERPKSSVLVTLGSADTPPRLRAFLRNLGITPRKDRVISKKGDQVVTNVRAGFTAGMDFTRDFANKTTIFEGATSSLEVREKDNDEFTAKGIRPYVLIETDRDFWGETKFSTAKPEFDRNEDYPGPLSLAGAVIRGAATRDDLGDRISRMVVVSNSEFLSPRYFSDINKDFLASSVNWLIGREDLAGTGPRTLGSYKLPLLDSQVSFINRVNLFFLPAFGALIAGLVWSSRRA
- a CDS encoding tetratricopeptide repeat protein; amino-acid sequence: MTAKTLLLSLALATVVSTSAPAAVSTGVDAPATVPSVAEGPAKAALDAFREGRHTAGVDLAKPLAEKGDADALFLLGFAAETGQGMPASRDAALESYKKSAAAGNKDATYRRALILLNSKEEKDRQEAREVLESAAGADPANAGRILGEAWLRGLLSEKPDSAKAAEWWTKAANAGDTPSILLLARFYEGAFGFKEEADAKKSLEYYQKAAALGDASALIPLGSRLLNGDESIRNEKEGREWLAKAIEKEQWSAYLALGDFEENIKKNEKEALAQYQKGAEKDQADCILRVAAFHLEGKGGLKKSEEKGREWLVKAAEAGNAVAALEMASRLSKDEKPEMISVYKYLLSAANTGLPVAQNEIGLLYVSGNLGLSDPTAAVAWFTAAAKAGHAAAQNNLGTLYERGMGVPVDYNNAGQLYSLAANQGHAAATTGLARLHAAGNGTTQDLPKAWALASLGIERGDEEAKTLLGELTSKMSEADIAGGKKELEALKKPAGEAPAPAPAPTPAPAPAPAPAAPKKTSAVTPAIEVPALEAPKEEKKGE
- a CDS encoding VanZ family protein, producing the protein MRRLTRSPWLWLAAFAVWFGTLWWLSSRVNHLPQALDFRASDKVLHFGYFFGGAGLFSAFLYRLKPKAPDWGTIFAITFAVCFLTGATDEWHQTQVPGRSGNDAADLTADILGAMCGALVFRKLHRVLK
- a CDS encoding chaperone modulator CbpM, with amino-acid sequence MSTPSPTGDDLVDLDTAARLCGLPAETILEYSRTEVITVTSSGEGSPPAFDAVCLHRLRRIEALHHEWSMPPGSVGLVMGLLDRLEAAERELRAMRERQR
- a CDS encoding ABC transporter permease, which translates into the protein MRLLFIMLRKELKGYFLNPFGWVVFVFVTGMQGFALSTAMKGFRDSPSQNSLVYSAYNTTLFWFWFLFIFPLITMRLFAEEERSGTLEGLLTAPVRSWQVVLSKYGAAMVFYTLLWVPSYLQFRMYEWVTDVPPAYSPGSMLGAYSILLLMGAAFTAIGCLASALTSSQIIAGLLTIGMLVIHYFLGYVTAIWGEHFAAAPMFHYISSQEHLHYFTKGLLDTRPVVYYLSLAAFVLFITYQVVDYRRWRR
- a CDS encoding BrnT family toxin translates to MELDLIDVHFDLKSIKPRELEEALEDPFGLRLLPDQETGESRFYALGRTVADRYLFVCFWTDGKRARVIAARPMSEGEQRFYERKYAEFK
- a CDS encoding autotransporter outer membrane beta-barrel domain-containing protein → MTSHVSAGTEPDPCYPDNRHATSTAIGKSTLGMAWATSRDVGSHLYRNRAGIRPGSRLVEETVAVSPSAKGGMSAKGGAKVSAISVPVPNRWEVFGSLFYHTQDSDGDRYVNRKKKKDEKDKDKDKKYELYEVGLGGVPGFATGTEESSLDVFGGTVGTEFRINRNWTVGVGFTAAQGDLDMGSVGSADIDSIAISPYLSYYRADTIGSADLWAGLMYSYGMHSYETRRYTGAGIATGEPDADTHTLEFNVGLNFGERDVLHGPYAGFRYVAGTVDAYTETGPGGTSFNEQDVDSLVSILGYQVSWKMRGGSGYWVPQLRAAWEHEFEDGNTTSFGIPYASSDEDIGVVGAGIGYWWDSGWRLGVEYEGRFGSETESHYGGVTAGKEF